Proteins from one Burkholderia oklahomensis C6786 genomic window:
- a CDS encoding zinc ribbon domain-containing protein has protein sequence MTTSQTYSRPERLLQIASWGIAVAFALFLNMLGSLVIRDMAFAPRGGPPTLARYADTQADASLRATRRELQREQGALTDKADAFTTARNRAQQDYDQAKESFRNWIATRSATGDASRNPDVLARTRQLDELQAAVAGWQRQQDQISDQLDALRKRQDDVSAQLAQSQAQAERNFEQASRRYELVVFAWRLAFTLPILVLAVWLFVRYRKVRYWPFVYGFGMFALTAFFVELVPYLPSFGGYVRVIVGIVLTVFAGVYMLRAFQRYVERKREEMRRSQHERAQAIGYEKAIAAYRKKLCPSCDRPWNLGGDGATFCIHCGLKLFEQCGCGTRNFAFFPFCGGCGTAVSRADDKGRRANAA, from the coding sequence ATGACGACGAGCCAAACCTATTCGCGCCCCGAACGGCTGCTGCAGATCGCGTCGTGGGGCATCGCCGTGGCGTTCGCGCTGTTCCTCAACATGCTGGGCAGCCTCGTGATCCGCGACATGGCGTTCGCGCCGCGCGGCGGGCCGCCGACGCTCGCGCGCTACGCCGACACGCAGGCCGACGCGTCGCTGCGCGCGACGCGTCGGGAGCTGCAGCGCGAGCAGGGCGCGCTGACGGACAAGGCCGATGCGTTCACGACCGCCCGCAACCGCGCGCAGCAGGACTACGATCAGGCGAAGGAGAGCTTTCGCAACTGGATCGCGACGCGCAGCGCGACGGGCGACGCGAGCCGCAACCCGGACGTGCTCGCGCGTACGCGCCAGCTCGACGAGCTGCAGGCGGCGGTGGCGGGCTGGCAGCGCCAGCAGGATCAGATCAGCGACCAGCTCGACGCGCTGCGCAAGCGGCAGGACGACGTGAGCGCGCAGCTCGCGCAATCGCAGGCGCAGGCCGAGCGCAACTTCGAGCAGGCGAGCCGCCGCTACGAGCTCGTCGTGTTCGCGTGGCGGCTCGCGTTCACGCTGCCGATCCTCGTGCTCGCCGTCTGGCTCTTCGTCCGTTACCGGAAGGTGCGCTACTGGCCGTTCGTCTATGGCTTCGGGATGTTCGCGCTGACGGCGTTCTTCGTCGAGCTCGTGCCGTATCTGCCGAGCTTCGGCGGCTACGTGCGCGTCATCGTCGGCATCGTGCTGACGGTGTTCGCGGGCGTCTACATGCTGCGCGCGTTCCAGCGCTACGTCGAACGCAAGCGCGAGGAGATGCGGCGCAGCCAGCACGAGCGCGCGCAGGCGATCGGCTACGAGAAGGCGATCGCCGCGTATCGGAAGAAGCTCTGCCCATCGTGCGACAGGCCGTGGAACCTCGGCGGCGACGGCGCGACGTTCTGCATCCACTGTGGGCTCAAGCTGTTCGAGCAGTGCGGGTGCGGCACGCGCAACTTCGCGTTCTTTCCGTTCTGCGGCGGCTGCGGGACGGCGGTGAGCCGCGCGGATGACAAGGGGCGGCGCGCGAATGCCGCAT